In the genome of Phycisphaerales bacterium, the window TTCCTCACGACGTGGACATCATCGTCACCATCGACGGGCCCGCCGGCACGGGCAAGAGCACCGTCGCCCAGGCGCTCGCCGAGCGACTTGGGCTCGACCTGCTCGATACCGGCGCCATGTACCGTGCCGCCGCGGCCATCGCCATCGATCGCGGCATGATCGAGGCCATCGCTGCAAAGGACGCCGCCGCCACCTCGAAGTTCGTCGACATCGTCACCGAAGCCGACTTGCACTTCGACTGGACGCGTGACCCGCCGGCCATCATGGCCTGGATCTCCGAGCACGCCCGCTTCGAGCCGCTGAACGACCGCATCCGAACACCCGACGTCACCAAGGCCGTTTCGATCGTCGCCGGCATCGCCGAACTACGCCGCCACATGGTCCGCAAGCAGCGGCTCATCGGCCAGCAGCACCCCCGCCTGGTCACCGAGGGACGCGACCAGGGCTCGGTGGTCTTCCCCGATGCATTGGTCAAGTTCTTCCTCGATGCCGACCTCAAGGTCCGGGCCGAACGCCGGGCCGATCAGCTTCGCGAAGCCGGCTATCCCGTGGAAGCCGAGGAACTCGTCGAAGACCTCGCTCGCCGGGACGAGCTTGATCGCAGCCGCGACGAGGGTCCGCTCATTTGCCCCGACGGCGCGATCGTCGTCGACACCACCGAGTTGGACTTCGACGGCGTGGTCGACCGCCTGGAGCGCGACGTCCTGGATCGCGTCGGCGTCGCGTGAGCACCGACCAAGCCCAGCCGTCTCCGCAGAAATCCCTGGCATACCGGATCGGCCAGCCGCTCACGCGTGCCTGGTTCCGCGGCTTCCATGATGTCCAATGGCTGCACCCCGAGCGCGTGCCAGAGACCGGGCCCGTGCTCGTCGTTGCAAATCACCAGTCGTACTACGACCCGCCGCTCATCGGCGCAGGCATCACTTCGCGGCCACTGGATTACCTTGCGCGCGCCGGGCTGTTCAAGAATCCCGTCTTCGGACGCTTCATCAGTACCTTCAACGCATTTCCCATCAAGGAAGATTCCGGTGATCGTGCCGCGCTCGAGGCCGTCATCGGCCGCCTGCACGCCGGCGGAGCGGTGCTGCTCTTTCCCGAGGGACGTCGCACGCGCGACGGCCACGTCATGTCGCTCAAACGCGGCATGGCCCTCGTCCTGCGCAAGGCCCGCTGCCCGCTGCTGCCCGTGGCCATCGACGGCGTGTTCGACGTCTTCCCACCGGGCCAGAAGCGGCCCAGCCTGTTCCACGGCCCCATCGGCGTGCACTATGGCGAGCCGATCATGCCCGACGAACTGCCCCGCCACGCCGGCCCGCTGTTGACAATGCTCCACGACCGCCTCGAGGCGCAACGCTTGGAACTGAGGCTCGAATTGCTTAAGAAGAGCGGCGGGAGGTTCCCTGCCCCGCTCTCACCGAAGACGCCCCCGGCCGTGGAATGAGCCGCCCATGCTCAGTCGTGCCGCAGGGCCACGATCGGGTCCTGCCTTGCCGCCTTGCGGGCCGGGTAGAGGCCAAAGACGAGCCCCGTCAGCACGGCCACGGTCATTGCGACCACCACCGACCACCAAGCGAGCTGCGTCGGCAGGCTGGCGTCGCTGGGAATGAACCGGCCCACAAGCGGCACGTTGGGCAGCATCGGCACCGCCCAGCCCAGCAGCAGGCTCAGCCCCACGCCGATGGCCACGCCGATCAGCCCGCCGATGAGGCTCAGCACGCTGGTCTCGACCAGGAACTGCCAGACGATGTGCTTGCGCGTGGCGCCCAGGGCCCGGCGGATGCCGATCTCGCGCGTGCGCTCGGTCACCGTCGCGAGCATGATGTTCATGATGCCGATGCCGCCCACCAAGAGGCTGATGCCCGCGATGGCCATGAGCATGAGCGTGCCGCGCAGGGCCGCCCGCTCGGCGTTCTCGAGCAACTCGAACGGCACCACCATGGTCACGTCGCTCATCCCGTCGCGCCGCGTCTGGAGCACGCGCTCCAGGCGTTGCGACAGCCCGACGACCTGCTCGCGTTCCGGCACGGTCAGATAGAGCTCGCTGACGTGGACTTCGGCGGCGTTGAACGAACCGCTGGTGCGGCGGAAGACCGTATCGCCAAAGACGTATCGCGCCGTTTCGATCGGCACGTGGACGTCCTGGTTCAGATCACGACCGACCAGGGCCGAGCCCGCACCGCCCGCCAGCCCCACGGGCGCCAGCACGCCGACGATGCGCAGCGCCTTGTCGTCGACGCGGAGCGTATTGCCCAGGGGATCTTCGAGCGGAAAGAACTGGCGGGCAACCTCGTGGCCGATGACGCACACCATGGCCCGTTCGGCGTTGTCGCTGTCGGTCAGGTACCGCCCCCGGGCCGTGCGGAGATTTGCGACCTCGGCCAAGAGCGGATCGACGCCGTAGGCCTGGCTGGTCTGCTTCTTCGCACCGCGGATGAGTTCGGACCCGATTTCCTTCAGCGCGACGATCCGGGCCTCGTCCGAGAAGTTGTCGTTGATGATCCGCATGTCATTCCAGGTAATCCCGTAGTTGACAACGAACGATCGTTCCTGACCCTGTTGCTGGGCCTCGGGTGGCCGCTGGCTGCGGACGATGATGTTCCGGGCGCCTAACTGCTCGATCTGCCGCAGGGCCTCCTGCTTGCTGCCCTCGCCGATGGACACCATACAGATCACGGCCGCCACGCCCAGGATGATGCCCAGGGCGGTCAGAAAGCTCCGCAGCTTGTGCAGGCGCAGATTGGCAATGCCCAATCGGATGGTTTCGAGCAGGAATGTCACGCGTTTTCACCCGATAGAAGGCAAGTGGAGCCGAAAGGCGGGGCCCAACGAATAGATCCCGTCCGAACGCTCAGATGGTAGTGGCCCCTATGCCCGTCGCGATCGGGGCCGGAGAATTGTCAGGGATACCGACGCGCGTGCCGCAGGCTGCAAGATCCATCGAGGTTGGCACCGAAACCGCCACGAGCGGCGGCTGGCTCTACGAGGTCACGCTGACCACGCCCGATGGCAGCACGACCCATGCCGTCAGCCTGAGCTGGCACGACCACGACTACTGGTGCGGCGGAGCGCTCGCCCCCAGCCGCCTGCTCGAGCGTCTTCTGAGCCTGCTGAGCCGGCACATGGGCAAGGGCAACACCCCCGCGTCGCTCCCCCCGCGCTTCGACTGCGCCACGGCCCGCCGATGGCTGCCGGAGATCGACGACCTGCTGCGCGAGGGGCCAATGGGCGGTAGCGGCGCACCGGCTTGAAATTCGTCTGGTTTACTTGAGCATGTCCTTCAGGTATCGCCCCGTGTGGCTCTTCTCCACCTTCGCCACCGCTTCGGGTGGGCCCTCGGCCACGATCGTGCCGCCGCCGTCGCCGCCCTCGGGGCCCAGGTCGATGATCCAGTCGGCCCGCTTGATCACGTCGAGGTTGTGCTCGATGACCACCAGCGTGTTGCCCGCGTCGGCCAAGCGATCGAACACGCTCACAAGCCGGTTGATGTCCTCGAAGTGCAGGCCGGTCGTGGGCTCGTCGAGGACGTAGAGCGTGTGCTCGGTGCTGGGCGTGCCGTCGATGCGGGTGCCCTTGCCCAGTTCGGTCGCCAACTTCACGCGCTGGGCCTCGCCACCCGAGAGCGTGGTGCTGGGCTGACCCAGCGTCAGGTACCCAAGCCCCACGTCGCGCAGGCACTCGACGAATCGCAGGATCTTCCCGTGCGCGTCCAAGAAGCCGCACGCGTCCTCGATGGTCATGGCCAGCACATCGGCGATGTTCTTGCCCTTGTACAGAACCTCCAGCGTCTCGCGGTTGTACCGCTTGCCCTTGCACACCTCGCACTGCACGAACACGTCGGGCAAAAAGTGCATCTCGATCTTCTTGACGCCCTGGCCCTGGCACGCCTCGCACCGACCGCCCGCCCCGGCCTTGCCCACGCGGTCGGCCGGCACGTTGAAGCTGAACCGCCCGGGCATGTATCCGCGCAGCTTGGCCTCGCGCGTTGCGGCGAACACCTTGCGGATGTCGTCGAACACCCCCGTGTACGTCGCCGGGTTGCTCCGCGGCGTGCGGCCGATGGGCGACTGGTCGACCTCGATCACCCGGTCGATGCGTTGCATTCCGTTCACGCGGGTGTGCTGGCCCGGCTTGACGCGCGAGCCGGTGATCTCCTTCTTGAGGCTCTTGAGCAGGATGTCGTTCACCAGCGTGCTCTTGCCGCTGCCCGACACGCCCGTCACGCACACGATGCCGCCCACTGGAAATGCCGCGTTGATGCCCTTGAGGTTGTTCTCCTTGGCGCCCTTGACGACGACGGCCTTCTTCGCGTCCATCGTCCGCCGGCTCGGAGGTACCTCGATCCGCCGCTTGCCCGACAGGTACTCGCCCGTCAGCGAGCCCGGCGTGGCGCATACCTGCTCCACCGTGCCCTGGGCGACGACGCGCCCGCCGTGCACGCCCGGCCCCGGGCCGATGTCCAGCACGTGGTCGGCCGATCGGATCATGTCCTCGTCGTGCTCGACCACGAGCACGGTGTTGCCGATGTCGGTCAGGTGTCGCAGCGTGCGGATGAGCCGATCGTTGTCGCGCTGGTGCAGGCCGATGGTCGGCTCGTCCAGCACGTAGCACGCGCCCACCAACCCGCTGCCGACTTGGGTGGCCAACCTGATGCGCTGGGCCTCGCCGCCCGAGAGCGTGGCGGTCCGTCGATCCAGGGAAAGGTAATCCAGCCCCACGCTCTGCAGGAACCGCAACCGGTTGCCCACCTCGCGCATGATGGGCTCGGCGATCGCCATCCCCTCTTCGCTGAGTTCCAGCCCCTCGACGAACGACATCGCGTCGTCGATGTTCAGCCGGCTCAGCTCGCTGATGTTGAGCATCGTGCCGTCGCTGGTGGGGCGGCCGATCACGGTGGGCGACGCCGCGCGCCCAACGTCGGCCTTGTGGCGGCTCTTGACGCACACGTGCAGCGCCTCGATGCGCAGCCGATCGCCGCAGCACGTCGGGCAGATGCGTTCGCTCTGGAAGGCGTGCAGGTGGTCCTTCACCCAGCTCGACTCGGTCTTGTTGAACCAGTCCTGCAGCATCGCGAGCACGCCGGCCCAGTGCGCGTTGTACGTTTCTTCCTGATCGGGGCTGGTCCCGTGCATCAGGATGTCGTACACCTCGTCGCTCAGGTCATTCAATGACGCACTCTGGGGCACGCCGAACTTGCGGCAGAACCACCGAAGCCGCTTGGGGTAGACCATGCCCCCCGGCCCGCTCTTCTTCCACGGCGCGATACCGCCGCTCAGGATGCCGCGGTCGGCGTCGGGCGCGACCAGTTCCTCGTCGAACTCCAGGATGTGCCCGAGCCCCAGGCACGTCGAGCAGGCGCCGAAGGGCGAGTTGAAGCTGAATACGCGCGGCTCGAGCTCGTCGAGCGCGTACGCCGGGTCGTCCGGGTCGGCCAGCTTGGCGCTGAAGCTGTGGTCAGTCCACTGGCCGTCTTCTTCGACCGTGATGACCACCGAGCCCATACCGACCTGCAACGCCGCCTCGATCGACTCGGCCAGCCGCTGCCGCACGTCTTCGCGGATGACCACGCGGTCGACCACGGCGTCGATGTCGTGCTTGGCGTACCGCTCCAGGTCCAGCGGGTTGTCGCTGGGCTCCTTGAGCACGTCGCGCAAGTCGACCACGTTGCCGTTGACGCGCGCCCGCTGCCAGCCCATGCCCTGCAAACGCTCGAGCACGTCGCGGTGAAAGCCCTTCTTGCCGCGCAGCACGGGGGCGAGCACCATCAGCCGCGTCTCGTCGCCGAAGCGGAGCACCGCGTCGACGATCTGGGTAGCGCTGGTGGCGCTGATCCGCTTGCCGCTGCGGGCCGTGACGGTGCCGTCACGCTTGGTCTTGGTTGGCCGCCACGAGTACGGCGTGCCACAGCGTGCAAACAGCAGCCGCAGGTAGTCGTAGATCTCGGTGGTCGTCGCAACGGTCGAGCGCGGGTTGTGGGCAGCCGACCGCTGCTCGATGGCGATGGTGGGGGGGATGCCCTCGATCTCGTCGATGTCGGGCTTCTTGAGCTGGTCGAGGAACTGCCGGGCGTAGGCCGACAGGCTCTCCATGTACTTGCGCTGCCCCTCGGCGAAGATGGTGTCGAAGGCCAGCGAGCTCTTGCCGCTGCCGCTCAGCCCAGTGATGACCACCAGCTTGTCGCGCGGAATCGTCACGTCGATCGACTTGAGGTTGTGCTCGCGGGCGCCCTTCACGCGGATGGCTGGCCCGTCGACGGTGGCCGGGGCCGCCGCCACCACGCCTCGGCGCTTGCGCCCACCGCGTGGGGGCTTGGGCTCGATCTCGCTCTTCCTGTCTGCCTTGGACGAAGACGCCATGCTCGCTGCTTCCGTGCTCATCTCTTTCCCGTAGCCAATCCGCCCCGATCCGCCGGGCCGGACCCGGACGATAGCGCGCCCGAACACCGAACGAACACCGGAGATGCTCCGTGGCGGGGCCATCCCCCGCTCCATACCTTGTGTTCCCAAGGGAGCCAAGCCGTGCACCGATTTCTCGCCCTCGTTCCAGCCTTGTTGGTCGCGGCTTGCAGCACCGTCCGGCCGAGTGCCGAGCAGCCACCGCCACCGGCGGATCTGACCGAGCCAGATCCGCCGAGCCAGCCCTTCTTCGCCGACGAGCCCCGCTGGCGTCCGATCTACCACGGCATCGAGTTTGCCGAACTGGCCACCGACGTGCCCCGACCGCTGGTCGTCTCGGCCCTGCGGATCGACACCGGAGCCGAGGGGCTCGAACTCGTCACGACGCCGGGCAATGGCGAGGCCCCGCTGGAGACCAACGGCCAGACCACGCGGGCCTTCCTCGAAGAGCACGGCCTTGCCGTCGCCATCAACACCCACTTCTTCAGCCCATGCTGCAACCTGGTTCCCGGCGAGCCCAAGGACCTGGTTGGCCTCGCGATCGCTCAGGGCGAGTTGGTGAGTCCGGTGTCAAGTGAGAGTCAGCGCGACATTTTCATCTTCGAGGCCGGCGTGCACGATGACTCGGCGCTCGACGCCATCATGCTCACATCGATCCAACTCGATCAAATGGAGCACTTCGCGCCCACCCACGCGATTGCCGGTCGCACGATCCTCGACCAAGGCGGGATCGTGGCGAGTGGGGACGACTTCGCCACGGCCCGCCATCCACGCACGCTCGTGGGGGTGAGCGATGACCACACCACGCTCTATCTCGTCACCATCGACGGCCGCCAGCCCGGCTACAGCACCGGGGCGTCG includes:
- the cmk gene encoding (d)CMP kinase, with protein sequence MSRQGDTLRSAAVAVPVAVDRRERAGDPGDRRPSAKRASVIPHDVDIIVTIDGPAGTGKSTVAQALAERLGLDLLDTGAMYRAAAAIAIDRGMIEAIAAKDAAATSKFVDIVTEADLHFDWTRDPPAIMAWISEHARFEPLNDRIRTPDVTKAVSIVAGIAELRRHMVRKQRLIGQQHPRLVTEGRDQGSVVFPDALVKFFLDADLKVRAERRADQLREAGYPVEAEELVEDLARRDELDRSRDEGPLICPDGAIVVDTTELDFDGVVDRLERDVLDRVGVA
- a CDS encoding phosphodiester glycosidase family protein, translating into MHRFLALVPALLVAACSTVRPSAEQPPPPADLTEPDPPSQPFFADEPRWRPIYHGIEFAELATDVPRPLVVSALRIDTGAEGLELVTTPGNGEAPLETNGQTTRAFLEEHGLAVAINTHFFSPCCNLVPGEPKDLVGLAIAQGELVSPVSSESQRDIFIFEAGVHDDSALDAIMLTSIQLDQMEHFAPTHAIAGRTILDQGGIVASGDDFATARHPRTLVGVSDDHTTLYLVTIDGRQPGYSTGASLAEAAAILFHLGADMALNVDGGGSTTMIIRDPDGASQLGNSPSGGFERVVGSNLGFRAARLQPGTSQNR
- a CDS encoding ABC transporter permease — translated: MTFLLETIRLGIANLRLHKLRSFLTALGIILGVAAVICMVSIGEGSKQEALRQIEQLGARNIIVRSQRPPEAQQQGQERSFVVNYGITWNDMRIINDNFSDEARIVALKEIGSELIRGAKKQTSQAYGVDPLLAEVANLRTARGRYLTDSDNAERAMVCVIGHEVARQFFPLEDPLGNTLRVDDKALRIVGVLAPVGLAGGAGSALVGRDLNQDVHVPIETARYVFGDTVFRRTSGSFNAAEVHVSELYLTVPEREQVVGLSQRLERVLQTRRDGMSDVTMVVPFELLENAERAALRGTLMLMAIAGISLLVGGIGIMNIMLATVTERTREIGIRRALGATRKHIVWQFLVETSVLSLIGGLIGVAIGVGLSLLLGWAVPMLPNVPLVGRFIPSDASLPTQLAWWSVVVAMTVAVLTGLVFGLYPARKAARQDPIVALRHD
- a CDS encoding lysophospholipid acyltransferase family protein, translating into MSTDQAQPSPQKSLAYRIGQPLTRAWFRGFHDVQWLHPERVPETGPVLVVANHQSYYDPPLIGAGITSRPLDYLARAGLFKNPVFGRFISTFNAFPIKEDSGDRAALEAVIGRLHAGGAVLLFPEGRRTRDGHVMSLKRGMALVLRKARCPLLPVAIDGVFDVFPPGQKRPSLFHGPIGVHYGEPIMPDELPRHAGPLLTMLHDRLEAQRLELRLELLKKSGGRFPAPLSPKTPPAVE
- the uvrA gene encoding excinuclease ABC subunit UvrA, with product MSTEAASMASSSKADRKSEIEPKPPRGGRKRRGVVAAAPATVDGPAIRVKGAREHNLKSIDVTIPRDKLVVITGLSGSGKSSLAFDTIFAEGQRKYMESLSAYARQFLDQLKKPDIDEIEGIPPTIAIEQRSAAHNPRSTVATTTEIYDYLRLLFARCGTPYSWRPTKTKRDGTVTARSGKRISATSATQIVDAVLRFGDETRLMVLAPVLRGKKGFHRDVLERLQGMGWQRARVNGNVVDLRDVLKEPSDNPLDLERYAKHDIDAVVDRVVIREDVRQRLAESIEAALQVGMGSVVITVEEDGQWTDHSFSAKLADPDDPAYALDELEPRVFSFNSPFGACSTCLGLGHILEFDEELVAPDADRGILSGGIAPWKKSGPGGMVYPKRLRWFCRKFGVPQSASLNDLSDEVYDILMHGTSPDQEETYNAHWAGVLAMLQDWFNKTESSWVKDHLHAFQSERICPTCCGDRLRIEALHVCVKSRHKADVGRAASPTVIGRPTSDGTMLNISELSRLNIDDAMSFVEGLELSEEGMAIAEPIMREVGNRLRFLQSVGLDYLSLDRRTATLSGGEAQRIRLATQVGSGLVGACYVLDEPTIGLHQRDNDRLIRTLRHLTDIGNTVLVVEHDEDMIRSADHVLDIGPGPGVHGGRVVAQGTVEQVCATPGSLTGEYLSGKRRIEVPPSRRTMDAKKAVVVKGAKENNLKGINAAFPVGGIVCVTGVSGSGKSTLVNDILLKSLKKEITGSRVKPGQHTRVNGMQRIDRVIEVDQSPIGRTPRSNPATYTGVFDDIRKVFAATREAKLRGYMPGRFSFNVPADRVGKAGAGGRCEACQGQGVKKIEMHFLPDVFVQCEVCKGKRYNRETLEVLYKGKNIADVLAMTIEDACGFLDAHGKILRFVECLRDVGLGYLTLGQPSTTLSGGEAQRVKLATELGKGTRIDGTPSTEHTLYVLDEPTTGLHFEDINRLVSVFDRLADAGNTLVVIEHNLDVIKRADWIIDLGPEGGDGGGTIVAEGPPEAVAKVEKSHTGRYLKDMLK